One Cucurbita pepo subsp. pepo cultivar mu-cu-16 chromosome LG11, ASM280686v2, whole genome shotgun sequence DNA window includes the following coding sequences:
- the LOC111805476 gene encoding WEB family protein At1g75720-like: MKMEKRPYRSVKEAVELYGQRILAPELYANVLQEIESEENEQEKKLLRIKSVRDELEIAKQNLEKAKERSIAMARSFSSLQEELEETKRKLQMLKEKSDYAIEFNGDSLKFDFKTQSQRFEEQEEIEAYGKRHAKMNGEGFKDSPSSKNKKKNMASKKKKAILFIEGFFSKKKN, encoded by the exons ATGAAGATGGAGAAACGACCGTACCGATCCGTGAAAGAAGCTGTTGAGCTTTACGGTCAAAGGATTTTAGCTCCCGAGCTCTACGCCAATGTTCTTCAGGAG ATAGAGAGCGAAGAGAACGAACAGGAGAAGAAGCTTCTAAGGATCAAAAGTGTAAGAGATGAATTGGAGATTGCAAAGCAAAATTTGGAGAAAGCCAAAGAAAGGAGTATAGCTATGGCACGATCTTTCTCTTCCCTACAAGAAGAGCTTGAAGAGACAAAGCGAAAGCTCCAAATGCTGAAAGAAAAATCAGATTACGCCATTGAATTTAATGGCGATTCTTTGAAGTTTGACTTCAAAACACAATCGCAGagatttgaagaacaagaagaaattgaagccTACGGAAAAAGGCATGCAAAAATGAACGGTGAAGGATTTAAGGATAGCCCATCTtcgaagaacaagaagaagaacatggcaagcaagaagaagaaggctatattatttatagaagGATTTTTTtccaagaaaaagaattga
- the LOC111806081 gene encoding putative ER lumen protein-retaining receptor C28H8.4 — protein MKVPRRPIHAITLWVRRQPPKMKAFLGVLSTIISLVLLYVMVHDHNKLFVAAEAVHAIGIAVLIYKLMKERSCAGLSLKSQELTACFLAARLYCSFVIEYDVHTFLDLATLIATLWVIYMIRFKLKASYMGEKDNFKVLYLVVPCILLSIMIHPTPARVSFLQRIFWAFCVYLEAVSVLPQLRVMQNIKIVEPFTGNYVFALGVARFLSCAHWVLQMVATRGGLLVSLGTGFWPPMVLLAEIVQTFVLADFCYYYVKSVLGGQLVVRLPAGVV, from the exons ATGAAGGTACCAAGAAGGCCGATTCATGCCATTACGCTATGGGTTCGGCGGCAACCCCCGAAGATGAAAGCGTTTTTGGGAGTTTTATCGACGATTatctctcttgttcttctctaTGTGATGGTTCACGATCACAACAAACTCTTTGTGGCCGCTGAGGCTGTTCATGCCATCGGAATTGCTGTTCTTATTTATAAGCTCATGAAGGAGAGGAGTTGTGCAG GTCTTTCGCTCAAGTCACAGGAATTAACGGCTTGTTTTCTAGCTGCTAGGCTGTATTGCAGCTTTGTGATTGAATATGATGTGCACACATTTCTTGACTTGGCTACCTTAATAGCAACGCTTTGGGTTATTTACATGATTCGTTTTAAGCTCAAAGCTAGCTACATGGGAGAAAAGGATAATTTCAAAGTTCTATACTTG GTGGTACCATGTATTTTACTCTCCATTATGATTCATCCAACACCTGCAAGAGTTTCTTTCTTACAAAGAATTTTCTGGGCGTTTTGTGTTTACCTTGAAGCTGTTTCTGTTCTACCTCAGTTGCGAGTCATGCAGAACATCAAG ATCGTTGAGCCATTCACTGGAAACTATGTATTTGCGTTGGGAGTTGCCAGGTTCTTGAGCTGTGCACATTGGGTTCTTCAG ATGGTAGCAACTCGTGGGGGGCTGCTCGTATCGTTGGGAACTGGATTTTGGCCACCTATGGTTCTCCTTGCAGAAATTGTCCAAACTTTTGTTCTTGCAGATTTTTGTTATTACTATGTCAAAAG TGTTCTTGGTGGTCAGCTCGTCGTACGCCTCCCTGCTGGAGTAGTCTAA